In Mesorhizobium sp. 113-3-3, a genomic segment contains:
- the hpaE gene encoding 5-carboxymethyl-2-hydroxymuconate semialdehyde dehydrogenase has protein sequence MSDLESNLKKAEAYLTRFKKDGVLNQIGGEAVPAADGSTFETLSPTDLKPLARVARGSAADIDRAAKAAKAAFPAWAAMPGEARKKLLHKIADVIEARAEEIAFVECMDTGQALKFMAKAALRGAENFRFFADRAPEARDGETLRTTGQINMTTRVPIGPIGIITPWNTPFMLSTWKIAPALAAGCTVVHKPAEFSPLTARLLVEIAEEAGLPKGVWNLVNGLGEHAGKALTEHPDIKAIGFVGESRTGSMIMKQGADTLKRVHFELGGKNPVIVFADADLERAADAAVFMIYSLNGERCTSSSRLLVEASVYDQFTDLVAEKAKRIKIGHPLDPKTVVGPLIHPVHEEKVLSYIEIGRSEGAVVAAGGGKFAGPGGGCYVSPTLFTGATNRMRIAQEEIFGPVLTAIAFKDEAEALALANDTQYGLTGYLWTSEVTRAFRFTDALDAGMIWVNSENVRHLPTPFGGVKNSGIGRDGGDHSFDFYMETKNIAFATSTHAIQKLGG, from the coding sequence ATGTCCGATCTCGAAAGCAATCTAAAAAAGGCCGAGGCGTATCTCACCCGTTTCAAGAAAGACGGCGTGCTGAACCAGATCGGCGGCGAGGCGGTGCCGGCCGCCGACGGCTCGACCTTCGAGACGCTGTCGCCTACCGACTTGAAGCCGCTGGCCAGGGTCGCGCGCGGCAGCGCCGCCGACATCGACCGCGCCGCCAAGGCGGCGAAGGCGGCATTCCCGGCCTGGGCCGCGATGCCTGGCGAAGCACGCAAGAAGCTGCTGCACAAAATCGCCGACGTGATCGAAGCGCGCGCCGAGGAGATCGCCTTCGTCGAATGCATGGACACCGGCCAGGCGCTGAAATTCATGGCCAAGGCGGCATTGCGCGGTGCGGAGAATTTCCGTTTCTTCGCCGACCGCGCGCCGGAAGCGCGTGACGGCGAGACGCTGCGGACGACAGGCCAGATCAATATGACCACGCGGGTGCCGATCGGCCCGATCGGCATCATCACGCCCTGGAACACGCCGTTCATGCTGTCGACCTGGAAGATCGCGCCGGCGCTGGCTGCAGGCTGTACGGTGGTTCATAAGCCGGCTGAATTCTCGCCGCTGACGGCGCGCCTGCTGGTCGAGATCGCCGAGGAGGCCGGCCTGCCGAAAGGCGTGTGGAACCTGGTCAACGGGCTCGGCGAGCACGCCGGCAAGGCGCTGACCGAGCACCCCGACATCAAGGCGATCGGCTTTGTCGGCGAGAGCCGCACCGGTTCGATGATCATGAAGCAGGGCGCCGACACGCTGAAGCGCGTGCATTTCGAGCTTGGCGGCAAGAACCCGGTGATCGTCTTTGCCGATGCCGACCTCGAACGCGCGGCCGATGCGGCGGTGTTCATGATCTACTCGCTCAACGGCGAGCGCTGCACCTCGTCGTCGCGCCTTCTGGTCGAGGCCTCGGTCTACGACCAATTCACCGATCTGGTGGCGGAGAAGGCAAAGCGCATCAAGATAGGCCATCCGCTCGACCCCAAGACGGTGGTCGGGCCGCTGATCCATCCGGTGCACGAGGAAAAGGTGCTGTCCTATATCGAGATCGGCAGATCGGAGGGCGCGGTGGTCGCCGCCGGCGGCGGCAAGTTCGCCGGCCCGGGCGGCGGCTGCTATGTCAGCCCGACGCTGTTCACCGGCGCCACCAACCGGATGCGCATAGCCCAGGAAGAGATTTTCGGGCCTGTGCTGACGGCAATCGCCTTCAAGGACGAGGCGGAAGCGCTGGCGCTGGCCAACGACACGCAATACGGCCTGACCGGCTATCTCTGGACATCCGAGGTGACCCGGGCCTTCCGCTTCACCGATGCGCTCGATGCCGGCATGATCTGGGTCAACTCCGAGAATGTGCGGCATCTGCCGACGCCGTTCGGCGGCGTCAAGAATTCCGGTATCGGCCGGGACGGCGGCGACCATTCCTTCGACTTCTACATGGAGACGAAGAACATCGCCTTCGCCACGTCGACGCACGCGATCCAGAAACTCGGCGGCTGA
- the hpaD gene encoding 3,4-dihydroxyphenylacetate 2,3-dioxygenase, with translation MPLPKPNLYPAFNIVRLSHVELAVTDLAKSRAFYVDTLGLQVTDETSGAIYLRAMEERGHHCIVLRKASTPEARDLGFKVFSDEDLDKAAHFFKGKGLPVDWVERPYQSRTFRTRDPHGIPLEFYAQMERLPPIHQKYALYRGVKPLRIDHFNCFSPNVDESVAFYNELGFRVTEYTEDASSGNLWAAWTHRKGGVHDIAFTNGIGPRLHHVAFWVPTPLNIIDLLDLMATTGYLPNIERGPGRHGISNAFFLYIRDPDNHRIEIYCSDYQTVDPDLEPIKWDLKDPQRQTLWGAPAPKSWFEEGSSFAGATARQPDMTASPIVAP, from the coding sequence ATGCCCTTGCCCAAGCCCAACCTCTATCCGGCCTTCAACATCGTGCGCCTCAGCCATGTCGAGCTGGCGGTGACCGACCTTGCCAAGTCGCGCGCCTTCTATGTCGACACGCTCGGCCTGCAGGTCACCGACGAGACGTCGGGCGCCATCTACCTCAGGGCCATGGAGGAACGTGGCCATCATTGCATCGTGCTGCGCAAGGCATCGACACCGGAAGCGCGCGACCTCGGCTTCAAGGTGTTTTCGGACGAGGACCTCGACAAGGCCGCGCACTTCTTCAAGGGCAAGGGCCTGCCAGTGGACTGGGTCGAGCGACCCTATCAGTCGCGCACCTTCCGCACACGCGATCCGCACGGCATTCCGCTCGAATTCTATGCGCAGATGGAAAGGCTGCCGCCGATCCACCAGAAATACGCGCTCTACAGGGGCGTGAAACCGCTGCGCATCGACCACTTCAACTGCTTCTCGCCCAATGTCGACGAATCCGTCGCCTTCTACAACGAGCTCGGTTTTCGCGTGACCGAATACACCGAGGATGCCTCGAGCGGAAACCTGTGGGCGGCCTGGACGCACCGCAAGGGCGGGGTCCACGACATCGCCTTCACCAACGGCATCGGCCCGCGCCTGCACCACGTCGCCTTCTGGGTGCCGACACCGCTCAACATCATCGACCTGCTCGACCTGATGGCAACGACCGGCTATCTGCCGAACATCGAGCGCGGCCCCGGCCGGCACGGCATTTCCAACGCTTTCTTCCTCTATATCAGAGACCCGGACAACCATCGCATCGAGATCTATTGTTCGGACTACCAGACAGTCGATCCGGACCTCGAGCCGATCAAATGGGACCTCAAGGACCCGCAGCGGCAGACGCTGTGGGGCGCGCCGGCGCCGAAAAGCTGGTTCGAGGAGGGCAGCAGCTTTGCGGGCGCGACCGCGCGGCAACCGGACATGACGGCGTCGCCAATTGTGGCGCCGTGA
- a CDS encoding fumarylacetoacetate hydrolase family protein: protein MNRIATFTIKGKSRYGAVTDKGLVDLSARHSQWPTLREVIEAGALRRLAEEAEAFAADFPLDGIVYDIPVPSPEKIICVGVNYPDRNEEYKDGQAAPSNLSLFIRFPRSFVGHNVPLVRPPESPQLDYEGEIVIIIGKGGRRIAETEALGHIAALSLCNEGTIRDWVRHAKFNVTQGKNFDRTGSIGPWLVPFMDEAQIADIALSTRVNGELRQQDRTSRMIFSFRKIINYVSTFTTLVPGDIIVTGTPTGAGARFDPPVWLKPGDVIEVEADGIGVLRNGVVDEAAS from the coding sequence ATGAACCGGATCGCCACCTTCACCATCAAAGGCAAGTCCCGCTATGGCGCGGTCACTGACAAGGGCCTCGTCGACCTGTCGGCCCGCCATAGCCAATGGCCGACATTGCGCGAGGTGATCGAGGCCGGCGCCTTGCGGCGGCTGGCGGAGGAAGCCGAGGCGTTTGCCGCCGATTTCCCGCTCGATGGCATCGTCTACGACATTCCCGTCCCGTCGCCGGAAAAGATCATCTGCGTCGGGGTCAACTACCCGGACCGCAACGAGGAGTACAAGGACGGGCAGGCCGCGCCTTCAAATCTGTCGCTGTTCATCCGCTTCCCCCGCTCCTTCGTTGGCCATAACGTGCCGCTGGTGCGTCCGCCGGAATCACCGCAGCTCGATTATGAGGGCGAGATCGTCATCATCATCGGCAAGGGTGGTCGGCGCATCGCCGAGACCGAAGCGCTCGGCCATATCGCCGCGCTATCGCTGTGCAATGAGGGCACCATCCGCGACTGGGTGCGGCATGCCAAGTTCAACGTCACGCAAGGCAAGAATTTCGACCGTACCGGCTCGATCGGCCCATGGCTGGTGCCGTTCATGGACGAGGCGCAGATCGCCGACATCGCTCTCTCCACCCGCGTCAATGGCGAGCTGCGCCAGCAGGACCGCACCAGCCGGATGATCTTTTCCTTCCGCAAGATCATCAACTATGTCTCGACCTTCACCACGCTGGTGCCAGGCGATATCATCGTCACCGGCACGCCGACCGGCGCCGGCGCCCGCTTCGACCCACCGGTCTGGCTGAAGCCGGGCGATGTGATCGAGGTAGAGGCCGACGGCATCGGCGTGCTCAGGAACGGCGTCGTCGACGAGGCAGCTTCATGA
- the hpaH gene encoding 2-oxo-hept-4-ene-1,7-dioate hydratase produces the protein MTPEQVEDAANRLFEAERSRRQIRLLSLDYPQATMEDAYRVQAALVKRKTDAGLKPKGWKIGLTSKAMQYALAIDTPDSGVLFDDMFFNDGATVPAGRFIQPRVEAEIAFVMKAPLKGPGVTLFDVLNATDYITPALEILDTRIERVNAETKQARSFFDTISDNAANAGIVIGGRPQRPDEADMRWIGAIVSRNAEVEETGLGAGVLNHPAMGIVWLADRLARYGMSIAAGEVVLSGSFVRPVEARPGDTIVADFGSSGTVSIHFAKG, from the coding sequence ATGACACCGGAGCAAGTGGAGGATGCCGCCAACCGGCTGTTCGAGGCCGAGCGCTCGCGCCGCCAGATCCGACTGCTCAGCCTCGACTACCCGCAAGCGACCATGGAGGATGCCTATCGCGTCCAGGCGGCGCTGGTGAAACGCAAGACCGATGCCGGGCTGAAGCCGAAGGGCTGGAAGATCGGCCTGACCTCCAAGGCGATGCAGTACGCGCTGGCCATCGACACGCCGGATTCCGGCGTGCTGTTCGACGACATGTTCTTCAACGACGGTGCGACGGTTCCGGCCGGCCGCTTCATCCAGCCACGCGTCGAGGCCGAAATCGCCTTCGTCATGAAGGCGCCGCTCAAGGGTCCAGGCGTGACCCTCTTCGACGTGCTCAACGCCACGGACTACATCACGCCGGCGCTGGAAATCCTCGACACGCGCATCGAGCGCGTCAATGCCGAGACCAAGCAGGCGCGCAGCTTCTTCGACACGATCTCCGACAATGCCGCCAATGCCGGCATCGTCATCGGCGGCCGGCCGCAGCGGCCCGACGAAGCCGACATGCGCTGGATCGGTGCCATCGTCTCGCGCAATGCCGAAGTCGAGGAGACCGGGCTCGGCGCCGGCGTGCTCAACCATCCGGCGATGGGCATTGTCTGGCTGGCCGACCGGCTCGCGCGCTACGGCATGTCGATCGCCGCCGGCGAAGTGGTGCTGTCGGGCTCGTTCGTGCGCCCGGTCGAAGCGCGGCCCGGCGACACGATCGTCGCCGATTTCGGCAGTTCGGGAACGGTCAGCATTCATTTCGCCAAGGGCTGA
- a CDS encoding phosphotransferase enzyme family protein, which yields MNAVSGRSEPETAADVTALARRALAYWGVRDGEPELLKYRENAVFRVRLPDGRPAAMRIHRLGYHTDAALRSELQWMGFLQSAGIATPSPVPTPAGDLFVLVGTAASGQPRQADCLSWLEGRAVGARGVSLAYTADQARQVFTTIGRTIAQMHNISASWTPPAGFARHAWDFEGFFGANPTWGRFETSPFLDGRRRELVLRARDKAVKALSAHERSTRNFGIIHADLVRENVLIHDDAVRIIDFDDCGFGWHMYDLAVALYQNREEAIYPLIEAALLDGYRQERDLTPHDIAALPLFAALRAFAFLGWVQSRVEGDITREVGLRMSNIAADVVIAYSQGS from the coding sequence GTGAACGCGGTTTCCGGCCGATCCGAGCCTGAGACGGCGGCGGATGTCACCGCGCTTGCGCGCCGTGCGCTCGCTTATTGGGGTGTCCGCGACGGCGAACCGGAGCTGCTGAAATACCGCGAGAACGCCGTCTTCCGCGTTCGGCTGCCGGATGGCCGGCCAGCGGCCATGCGCATCCATCGGCTCGGTTATCACACCGACGCCGCGCTGCGCTCGGAACTGCAATGGATGGGTTTTCTGCAATCCGCCGGTATCGCCACGCCGTCGCCGGTGCCGACACCGGCCGGCGATCTGTTCGTGCTTGTCGGCACGGCTGCTTCAGGGCAGCCCCGCCAGGCCGATTGTCTGAGCTGGCTCGAAGGCCGCGCCGTCGGCGCGCGCGGCGTATCCCTGGCCTACACTGCTGACCAGGCGAGGCAGGTCTTCACGACCATCGGCCGAACCATCGCGCAGATGCACAATATCAGCGCCAGCTGGACGCCGCCCGCCGGCTTTGCCCGTCATGCCTGGGATTTCGAAGGCTTCTTCGGCGCGAACCCGACCTGGGGCCGTTTCGAGACCTCTCCCTTTCTCGATGGCCGGCGCCGCGAGCTCGTTCTGCGGGCACGTGACAAGGCCGTGAAGGCGCTCTCGGCGCATGAACGCAGCACCCGCAATTTCGGCATCATCCATGCCGATCTGGTGCGCGAGAACGTGCTCATCCATGACGACGCGGTGCGCATCATCGACTTCGACGATTGCGGCTTCGGCTGGCACATGTACGACCTCGCCGTTGCTCTGTACCAGAATCGCGAGGAGGCGATCTATCCGCTGATCGAAGCCGCCTTGCTCGACGGCTACCGGCAGGAGCGGGATTTGACGCCGCACGACATCGCCGCACTGCCGCTGTTCGCCGCATTGCGCGCCTTCGCCTTCCTCGGCTGGGTGCAGAGCCGCGTCGAGGGCGACATCACCAGGGAGGTCGGCCTGCGCATGTCCAACATCGCGGCCGATGTGGTGATTGCCTATTCGCAAGGCTCATAG
- a CDS encoding aminotransferase class III-fold pyridoxal phosphate-dependent enzyme has protein sequence MPHPQKNPPHGTQAEETLVSRRGRLLGAKSQLFYDEPVHLVRGEGVWLHDADGRQYLDAYNNVAHVGHCHPHVVEALCRQASLLNTHTRYLHTAILDYVERLTATFDPSLSTAILTCTGSEANDIALRMAQATSGQMGIIATDATYHGNTTAVSQLSTRMPPVGGRAPHVRLVPAPDSFRHPDAMADGKAFGDAVRQAIASLAKDGIGLSGMILCPLLANEGFPTLPSGFFDDAVAAVREAGGLVIADEVQPGFGRTGSHFWGHQRAGFTPDIVTMGKPMGNGHPVAAVVTTSEILATFRNAFRYFNTFGGNPVSCAVANAVLDVLEDENLVANARDVGAYALGLLRPLADRHGCIGEVRGAGLFFGAELVHDRETRAPAPEIAGRVINAMRDRGVLMGKTGIHGNVLKIRPPMPFSRAHADLLIATLDEVLGDVAGVSA, from the coding sequence ATGCCACATCCGCAGAAGAATCCGCCGCATGGAACGCAGGCCGAGGAGACGCTGGTCAGCCGGCGAGGCCGCCTGCTCGGCGCCAAATCGCAATTGTTCTATGACGAGCCCGTGCATCTGGTGCGCGGCGAAGGCGTCTGGCTCCACGATGCCGACGGCCGCCAATATCTCGACGCCTACAACAATGTCGCCCATGTCGGTCATTGTCATCCGCATGTGGTCGAGGCGCTGTGCCGGCAGGCGAGCCTGCTCAACACCCACACGCGCTACCTCCACACCGCCATCCTCGATTATGTCGAGCGGCTGACCGCGACTTTCGATCCCAGCCTCTCCACCGCCATCCTCACCTGCACCGGCAGCGAGGCCAACGACATCGCGCTGCGCATGGCGCAGGCGACATCAGGCCAGATGGGCATCATCGCCACCGACGCCACCTATCACGGCAACACCACGGCGGTCTCGCAGCTCTCGACCCGCATGCCGCCCGTCGGCGGCCGTGCGCCCCATGTCCGGCTGGTGCCGGCGCCCGACAGTTTTCGCCATCCCGACGCGATGGCCGACGGCAAGGCGTTTGGCGACGCCGTGCGCCAAGCCATTGCTTCGCTGGCAAAGGACGGCATCGGCCTGTCCGGCATGATCCTCTGTCCGCTGCTTGCCAATGAAGGCTTTCCGACGCTGCCCAGCGGCTTTTTCGACGACGCCGTGGCGGCCGTGCGCGAGGCGGGCGGTCTCGTTATCGCCGACGAGGTGCAGCCCGGTTTCGGCCGCACCGGCAGCCATTTCTGGGGCCACCAGCGCGCCGGCTTCACCCCCGACATCGTCACCATGGGCAAGCCGATGGGCAATGGCCACCCGGTCGCCGCCGTCGTCACCACCTCGGAAATCCTGGCGACATTCCGCAATGCCTTCCGCTACTTCAACACCTTCGGCGGCAATCCGGTCTCCTGTGCGGTCGCCAATGCCGTCCTCGATGTTCTGGAAGACGAAAATCTCGTCGCCAATGCGCGCGATGTCGGCGCCTATGCGCTCGGCCTGCTGCGGCCGCTGGCCGACCGGCATGGCTGTATCGGCGAGGTCAGGGGCGCCGGCCTGTTCTTCGGCGCCGAGCTGGTCCATGACCGCGAGACGCGCGCGCCCGCGCCCGAGATTGCCGGGCGCGTCATCAACGCGATGCGTGACCGAGGCGTGCTGATGGGCAAGACCGGCATCCATGGCAATGTGCTGAAGATCCGTCCGCCCATGCCGTTCTCCCGCGCCCATGCCGATTTGCTGATCGCCACCCTCGACGAAGTGCTTGGCGACGTCGCTGGAGTGTCGGCGTGA
- a CDS encoding aminotransferase class III-fold pyridoxal phosphate-dependent enzyme — protein MRDINFLTETNAKPIWHPMAHPAEMRANPPKVIMKGEGVSVTDIDGKSVLDAVGGLWNVNLGYSCDPIKKAIADQLGALPYYSGFRGTSTGPSIELAYELAEWFAPEGMVRTFFTSGGSDSVETALRLARQYWKIRGQGDRTKFLALKKGYHGTHFGGASVNGNANFRRNYEPLLPGVFHIPAPWTFRNPFDETDPARLAKLCAKALEDEIAFQGGDTIAAFIMEPVLGAGGVIVPHESFMPLVREICDRHEILLIADEVVTGFGRTGAWSGSRLTNVKPDFMTIAKAITSGYFPLGATLIGAKVADVFEADKTSFGSIGHGYTYSGHPVGCAAGLAALAETKRLRLNENAAARGVELAAVLEGLKARHSIVGDVRYKGLMAALELVSDRATKKPTDKKTMAVVSEAAYEAGVMLRVSGNNIILSPPLIISAADVAKIGEALDAGLSKV, from the coding sequence ATGCGCGACATCAATTTCCTCACCGAGACCAATGCCAAGCCGATCTGGCATCCGATGGCGCATCCGGCCGAGATGCGGGCCAATCCGCCCAAAGTGATCATGAAGGGCGAGGGCGTCAGCGTCACCGACATCGATGGCAAGAGCGTGCTCGACGCCGTCGGCGGCCTGTGGAACGTCAATCTCGGCTACAGCTGCGACCCGATCAAGAAGGCGATCGCCGACCAGCTCGGCGCGCTGCCCTACTATTCCGGCTTCCGCGGCACCTCGACCGGGCCGTCGATCGAGCTCGCCTACGAACTCGCCGAATGGTTCGCGCCGGAAGGCATGGTGCGGACCTTCTTCACCTCGGGCGGCTCGGATTCGGTCGAGACCGCCCTGCGGCTGGCGAGGCAATACTGGAAGATCCGCGGCCAGGGCGACCGCACCAAATTCCTGGCGCTGAAGAAAGGCTACCACGGCACGCATTTCGGCGGCGCGTCGGTCAATGGCAACGCCAATTTCCGCCGCAACTACGAGCCGCTATTGCCTGGCGTCTTCCACATCCCGGCGCCCTGGACCTTCCGCAACCCGTTCGACGAGACGGATCCGGCGCGGTTGGCTAAACTCTGCGCCAAGGCGCTGGAAGACGAGATCGCCTTCCAGGGTGGCGACACCATCGCCGCTTTCATCATGGAGCCGGTGCTGGGCGCCGGCGGCGTCATCGTTCCGCATGAAAGCTTCATGCCGCTGGTGCGCGAGATCTGCGACCGCCACGAAATCCTGCTGATCGCCGACGAGGTGGTTACCGGTTTCGGCCGCACCGGCGCCTGGTCCGGCTCCAGACTAACGAACGTGAAGCCGGATTTCATGACCATCGCCAAGGCGATCACCTCGGGTTATTTCCCCCTCGGCGCGACCTTGATCGGCGCCAAGGTCGCCGATGTCTTCGAGGCCGACAAGACCAGCTTTGGGTCCATCGGCCATGGCTACACCTATTCCGGCCACCCGGTCGGTTGCGCCGCGGGGCTGGCAGCACTTGCCGAGACCAAACGGCTTCGCCTGAACGAGAACGCCGCCGCGCGCGGCGTCGAGCTAGCGGCGGTGCTGGAAGGGCTGAAAGCCAGGCACTCGATCGTCGGCGATGTCAGGTACAAGGGCCTGATGGCGGCGCTGGAGCTGGTCTCGGACCGCGCCACCAAGAAGCCGACCGACAAGAAGACCATGGCCGTGGTTTCCGAGGCGGCCTATGAGGCCGGCGTCATGCTGCGCGTCTCCGGCAACAACATCATCCTGTCGCCGCCCCTCATCATCAGCGCCGCCGACGTGGCGAAGATCGGCGAAGCGCTGGATGCCGGCCTGTCGAAGGTCTGA
- a CDS encoding HAD family hydrolase has product MSAIAAQALVLDFGGVVTRTLFETHALTEQALGLKPGTLQWRGPFDPDSDPLWRAMQADEISERDYWRTRTSEVGRLVGEDWQAMETFVQRARGAEPEKVVRPEADHAIRAVHAAGFRLAILSNELDLFYGADFRRRLPLLGLFDVIVDATYTGILKPDPRAYQFVTEALGLPAEACVFVDDQQRNVDGGRAAGMRTVHFDVARPALSYAEALAHFDLVP; this is encoded by the coding sequence GTGAGCGCTATTGCCGCCCAGGCGCTCGTCCTCGATTTCGGCGGCGTCGTCACCCGCACGCTGTTCGAGACCCATGCCCTGACCGAACAGGCGCTCGGCCTGAAGCCCGGAACGCTGCAATGGCGCGGACCGTTCGATCCGGACAGCGACCCGCTGTGGCGCGCCATGCAGGCCGACGAGATCAGCGAGCGCGACTATTGGCGCACCCGGACCAGCGAGGTCGGTCGGCTCGTCGGCGAGGACTGGCAGGCGATGGAAACCTTCGTCCAGCGCGCGCGCGGCGCCGAGCCGGAAAAGGTGGTGCGGCCCGAAGCCGACCATGCCATCCGCGCCGTCCATGCCGCCGGGTTCCGTCTGGCGATCCTGTCCAACGAACTCGACCTGTTCTATGGCGCCGACTTCCGCCGGCGGTTGCCGCTGCTCGGCCTGTTCGACGTGATCGTCGACGCCACCTATACCGGCATCTTGAAACCTGACCCGCGCGCCTATCAATTCGTCACCGAAGCGCTCGGCCTGCCCGCCGAAGCCTGCGTCTTCGTCGACGACCAGCAGCGCAATGTCGATGGTGGCCGTGCCGCCGGCATGCGCACGGTGCATTTCGACGTTGCCCGGCCAGCGCTTTCCTATGCCGAAGCCCTTGCCCATTTCGACCTCGTCCCCTGA